A genomic window from Rattus norvegicus strain BN/NHsdMcwi chromosome 9, GRCr8, whole genome shotgun sequence includes:
- the Klhl30 gene encoding kelch-like protein 30, which translates to MVRNVDDLDFHLPSHAQDMLEGLQRLRSLPKLADVTLLVGDQELPCHRSLLALNSPYFHAMFAGDFAESFSARVELRDVEPAAVGQLVDFVYTGRLTITQSNVEALTRSASRLHFPTVQKVCGRYLQQQLDATNCLGICEFGEQQGLLGVAAKAWAFLRENFEAVAQEDEFLQLPRDRLATCLASDLLQVQPEQSRLEALLRWVRHDPQDRAAYLPELLNLVHLDALPRPCVQQLLATEPLIQESEACQEALSQGHSAEPPGLPQKMQEVLVVVGGRALEEDEEGGEEPSPHTGNFAFYNTKARQWMALPDFPDYHKWGFSLATLNSDVYVTGGSRGTKTDTWSTTQAWCFPLKEAVWKPVAPMLKARTNHASTALNGEIYAIGGTALDAVEVERYDPYTDSWAPVRPALKYVSNFSAASCQGRLYLVGSSACKYNMLALQCYSPVTDVWSVIASPFLPKYLSSPRCAALNGALYLIGDNTKKVYVYDPGANLWQKVQSQHSLHENGALVPLGDLLYVTGGRWQGMDGDYHVEMEAYDTVRDAWARHGSLPRLWLYHGASTIFLDISKWTQPFSPTAPREH; encoded by the exons ATGGTGAGGAATGTAGACGACCTGGACTTCCATCTGCCTTCACACGCCCAGGACATGCTGGAAGGCCTGCAGCGTCTGCGCTCTCTGCCCAAGCTGGCGGATGTCACGCTGCTGGTTGGTGACCAGGAGCTACCCTGCCACCGCAGCCTTCTGGCGCTGAATAGCCCCTACTTCCACGCCATGTTTGCCGGAGACTTTGCTGAGAGCTTTTCGGCACGTGTGGAGCTGAGAGACGTAGAGCCGGCTGCAGTGGGGCAGCTCGTGGACTTCGTGTACACGGGCCGGTTGACCATCACTCAGAGCAACGTGGAGGCGCTCACCCGCTCCGCCTCACGCCTGCACTTCCCCACCGTACAGAAGGTCTGCGGCCGGTACCTCCAGCAGCAGTTGGACGCTACCAACTGCTTGGGCATCTGCGAGTTTGGGGAACAGCAAGGGCTGTTGGGTGTGGCTGCCAAAGCCTGGGCCTTCCTGCGGGAGAACTTTGAGGCAGTGGCCCAAGAGGATGAGTTCTTGCAGCTGCCTAGAGACCGCCTGGCCACCTGCCTGGCCAGCGACCTGCTGCAGGTACAACCGGAACAGAGTCGGCTCGAGGCCCTGCTGCGCTGGGTGCGCCATGACCCCCAGGACCGGGCCGCCTACCTGCCCGAGCTCCTCAACCTGGTGCACCTGGATGCCCTGCCTAGGCCCTGCGTGCAACAGTTGCTGGCCACAGAGCCACTGATCCAGGAGTCAGAGGCGTGTCAGGAGGCCTTGTCCCAGGGCCACAGTGCG GAGCCTCCTGGCCTCCCACAGAAGATGCAGGAGGTGCTGGTGGTTGTAGGAGGACGGGCGctggaggaggacgaggagggtGGTGAGGAACCCAGCCCCCACACCGGGAACTTTGCTTTCTACAACACTAAGGCCA GGCAGTGGATGGCACTCCCAGACTTCCCTGATTACCACAAGTGGGGCTTCTCCCTGGCAACCCTCAACAGCGATGTCTACGTCACAG GTGGCTCACGGGGCACCAAAACAGATACCTGGTCGACCACCCAAGCCTGGTGCTTCCCACTGAAGGAAGCTGTCTGGAAGCCTGTGGCACCCATGCTGAAGGCCCGAACGAACCATGCCAGCACAGCACTGAATGGAGAGATCTATGCCATCGGTG GCACCGCCCTGGACGCAGTAGAAGTAGAGCGTTACGATCCCTATACCGACAGTTGGGCTCCTGTCCGTCCGGCCCTCAAGTATGTCAGCAACTTCTCGGCTGCCAGCTGCCAGGGCCGCCTCTACCTGGTGGGCTCCAGTGCCTGCAAGTACAACATGCTGGCTCTCCAGTGCTACAGCCCTGTGACAG ATGTCTGGAGTGTTATTGCGTCACCTTTCCTGCCCAAGTACCTGTCCTCTCCACGCTGTGCTGCTCTCAATGGAGCCCTGTATCTCATCGGTGACAACACTAAGAAGGTCTACGTGTATGACCCGGGGGCCAACCTCTGGCAGAAG GTGCAGTCTCAGCACAGCCTACACGAGAACGGCGCATTAGTGCCTCTGGGCGACCTGCTGTATGTGACAGGTGGCCGCTGGCAAGGCATGGATGGAGACTACCACGTGGAGATGGAGGCCTATGACACTGTGAGAGACGCCTGGGCCCGCCACGGCTCCCTACCCCGTCTCTGGCTCTACCATGGGGCATCTACCATCTTTCTGGACATCTCCAAGTGGACGCAGCCCTTCAGCCCCACTGCCCCTCGGGAGCACTAG
- the Klhl30 gene encoding kelch-like protein 30 isoform X2, translated as MVRNVDDLDFHLPSHAQDMLEGLQRLRSLPKLADVTLLVGDQELPCHRSLLALNSPYFHAMFAGDFAESFSARVELRDVEPAAVGQLVDFVYTGRLTITQSNVEALTRSASRLHFPTVQKVCGRYLQQQLDATNCLGICEFGEQQGLLGVAAKAWAFLRENFEAVAQEDEFLQLPRDRLATCLASDLLQVQPEQSRLEALLRWVRHDPQDRAAYLPELLNLVHLDALPRPCVQQLLATEPLIQESEACQEALSQGHSAEPPGLPQKMQEVLVVVGGRALEEDEEGGEEPSPHTGNFAFYNTKARQWMALPDFPDYHKWGFSLATLNSDVYVTGGSRGTKTDTWSTTQAWCFPLKEAVWKPVAPMLKARTNHASTALNGEIYAIGVGLLSVRPSSMSATSRLPAARAASTWWAPVPASTTCWLSSATAL; from the exons ATGGTGAGGAATGTAGACGACCTGGACTTCCATCTGCCTTCACACGCCCAGGACATGCTGGAAGGCCTGCAGCGTCTGCGCTCTCTGCCCAAGCTGGCGGATGTCACGCTGCTGGTTGGTGACCAGGAGCTACCCTGCCACCGCAGCCTTCTGGCGCTGAATAGCCCCTACTTCCACGCCATGTTTGCCGGAGACTTTGCTGAGAGCTTTTCGGCACGTGTGGAGCTGAGAGACGTAGAGCCGGCTGCAGTGGGGCAGCTCGTGGACTTCGTGTACACGGGCCGGTTGACCATCACTCAGAGCAACGTGGAGGCGCTCACCCGCTCCGCCTCACGCCTGCACTTCCCCACCGTACAGAAGGTCTGCGGCCGGTACCTCCAGCAGCAGTTGGACGCTACCAACTGCTTGGGCATCTGCGAGTTTGGGGAACAGCAAGGGCTGTTGGGTGTGGCTGCCAAAGCCTGGGCCTTCCTGCGGGAGAACTTTGAGGCAGTGGCCCAAGAGGATGAGTTCTTGCAGCTGCCTAGAGACCGCCTGGCCACCTGCCTGGCCAGCGACCTGCTGCAGGTACAACCGGAACAGAGTCGGCTCGAGGCCCTGCTGCGCTGGGTGCGCCATGACCCCCAGGACCGGGCCGCCTACCTGCCCGAGCTCCTCAACCTGGTGCACCTGGATGCCCTGCCTAGGCCCTGCGTGCAACAGTTGCTGGCCACAGAGCCACTGATCCAGGAGTCAGAGGCGTGTCAGGAGGCCTTGTCCCAGGGCCACAGTGCG GAGCCTCCTGGCCTCCCACAGAAGATGCAGGAGGTGCTGGTGGTTGTAGGAGGACGGGCGctggaggaggacgaggagggtGGTGAGGAACCCAGCCCCCACACCGGGAACTTTGCTTTCTACAACACTAAGGCCA GGCAGTGGATGGCACTCCCAGACTTCCCTGATTACCACAAGTGGGGCTTCTCCCTGGCAACCCTCAACAGCGATGTCTACGTCACAG GTGGCTCACGGGGCACCAAAACAGATACCTGGTCGACCACCCAAGCCTGGTGCTTCCCACTGAAGGAAGCTGTCTGGAAGCCTGTGGCACCCATGCTGAAGGCCCGAACGAACCATGCCAGCACAGCACTGAATGGAGAGATCTATGCCATCGGTG TTGGGCTCCTGTCCGTCCGGCCCTCAAGTATGTCAGCAACTTCTCGGCTGCCAGCTGCCAGGGCCGCCTCTACCTGGTGGGCTCCAGTGCCTGCAAGTACAACATGCTGGCTCTCCAGTGCTACAGCCCTGTGA